DNA sequence from the Daphnia carinata strain CSIRO-1 chromosome 8, CSIRO_AGI_Dcar_HiC_V3, whole genome shotgun sequence genome:
CCAATGGCagatggaaattttttttcccccccattttttactttgcctttcttgttttttgtttgtgtattttttttttttggaaagccAATGCGGACTCGACGACCACCGCTGGTTAATCCGCTCATGCATCATGGATGCGGAATCAAAGCAAGTGGTCGCGTCCATCACCATCGCCTTTTAATAAATCGTAGTTAAAAGCAAtcgaattttttattgaaagccGGGTGGCTGGAACAGGCGGGCTCAGGAATATGTGTTGGGTGTAAGCGAGTGAAGACGTGGAAAATATACGTGAAATTGCTTTGATTGCGATGGATGTAAGCGAAATGAGTTTAACTATctgtttaaatgaaaagcGGTGCAGTTGACTCACTTTTCTCCAAATGTCCAAGCTTTAGTcatcgtatatatatatataacatgTTAGGAGGAGTTTCCGTTGCATGCCCTATATATGAGGATGTCGGGGAAGTGGGTGGAAAAGCcgaaagaggagaagaaaagggaggaagaaaaaaataaaaaaaaaaggcggagaaCGCAACGGACAGAAAAGACGCGTGCACTGACAAAAGACGCCGCGAGGTGTCACAAATCGGACGGCGACGCAGCCAGTGAGCTGCCGTAGAAGAGGAGACGCGATGGAACAGAGCGGCACTAGAGAGGGAGTGTCGAGCGTGTCGATGGTCGGTAGCTCTCAGTCGGGACATGTTCGCCCTAGAGTTGGCATCGGCGCCCGTCAACTCTTCGTCGTCCTTTTCGGATCGCTTTGGCGGCGGTGGCAACGGAGATGAGCCGGCCTCatcgataccgcccgaattcAGGAGCAAGTACGGCACCGCCTTTGCCGATTACCCACAGCCTTTGTCCGATCCAGTTAGGACTAGGATCTGGGGCCCTCCTGTTGTTCGTGGCTCGGCAGGCAAGGCATTCAACAATTTTATTCATTAAGAATAACAAACGTTATTGAGAATGGGTCATCGTCGCATTGTTTCTCATTCCaattgttgttattgttttgattttgctgCAAACTGCCTCCGTAAGGTATTGCCTCCATCCCAATAAGAGCGATTGGCTTTATTGCGGTTCGATTTGTTTCTCGTTAACACGTAGCAATAAGACAAATCAAGTAGTTTGGCATTAAACGAAAGGTACAATGTCATTCGTAAtcttatttctttcattttcctttatAACAGCAGACCCTGGCGGCCCTGGCATCTGTGCATTCATCCTGACGCTTTTCTCTTTCCTGCTCATTTTGGCTACGTTCCCGCTCTCGCTATGCTTCTCCGTCAAGGTAagcctcacttttttttcagttttaaacAATACTATATTTAAGAAGGGAAACCAGTTTAAGTAATCGGCTTAAATGTCACATggtatttcgatttttttttctctctgtctctttcTCAATTTATTCGGTGTTTTCTGTTTGGCAATCGTCCCTAATATCGTTAGTGCGTCATCGTGCGCGAGGCTTCAACACTCCATTACCGTTTCTCAATCCATTTACAACGCCTCCGTGATTATTAATGAATATATGCATCGCTTATTCTTGCGCGCATTTTTTATCTGCTTCCAATTCGAAATGATTTAGATGATTTAGACAGAACtctgaaatttaaataatgatCTGAAAATTCCTCGAATTTAACGATCAATTTTGAGAGTAGATGCAACTTTGTCATTTCCCCCCGTATGCTAcgtagaaaaaacaaacaaacaagaagcTTATCAAGTAAAGGTGAAATTCACTGTTCGAACTACTTGAGGAATATTACGtagatttcttttctcttatcACGCATTTCTCTGGAAAGTAAATAAAAGGGGGGCGAAAAGGAACAGGTTTTAGTATAGATTTTCGGTCGAGAAGAGCTCTTGTCTTTAGTACTCCGTGAACAAGGATTTTCACGCTAGAGCAGTTGTGAGTAAATACAAGGCAGACAGCGGAGCACTCGCTTTATTGGTCGTTCCTTTTGTTTCGTAAATGCATAAAGAGGTGGAGAGGTAGGACACGTGAATAGCTCATTGAGTAAAGCGGGGCtttgacttgaaaaaaaaaatcggtatCCAAACAAGGAACGGTGCTGCTGTTCTTAATTGGCAAGTTCCAGTGGGGGAGCtcattttatttctcttcGCAGTAGATTAGACTGTCGACGAGCGAACAAGGTCTTTTAAAGTAATGAGCAGCACAAGCAGCTAGCAGACATAAATAGATGCACAGTTTAAATAGTAGGTTTATTATCGTACAAAGAAGGTTTTTAATCCCGACAAATGGTGAGCCCGcaggggaaaataaaataaactgtAAGTGCCCTCTAGCAGTTGGAATTGGATCTATTAACAATGTATTTACAATTCACGCCGCTAGGTGGTGCAAGAATACGAAAGGGCCGTCATTTTCCGCCTGGGTCGCTTGCTCAAAGGCGGTGCCCGCGGTCCCGGTATCTTCTTTATCGTCCCGTGCATCGACACTTACCGCAAGGTTGATCTTCGTACCGTCTCCTTCGATGTCCCACCGCAAGAGGTAAGCAACCAGTCTTGTTATTTTCATGTCTTTCTTTTGGTTATTTCTAATTTGCGCTTCACCGACCATGTTCATCGTCGTTACGATCATCACGTTCTTCACCATTTCCTCTTCATTCAACAGTTttatatttattgttttttaaattgtcgttcaatttgagggggggggggggggagctttGTTCAGATCGATTGGGCGTGAAGAACATTCAGGTAATTCGTCGAATTGAAAGGGAAATGAAAGAGCTAATAGAATTTTGTCGAATTTCCAACGAAAAAAGACAGAAAGCaacaaattaaatttattCCGACTAGAGGCAAGGCAAaaataacttttattttatataaCATCATCTCATTAAACAATATCTTTATTTAATTACCCACCGGCTGAATATGGACCCAAGTTGGAATCTGTGCAATTTTAAACTAatctcttatttattttttttttttttcactaacATATGCGTTTGacaattagaattttttttttgtactctccgtttttcatttgttttcaatattCTCGATTGGACGGGCATTtggtttggttttttgttattgGCCATAGGCTTAATGTTTTTATGACGTCATTCATCGTTCTAGTGCAGTATGTTGGGGgtgtattattatttatttgactttgatcagttttctcttttaatgttttttttttattttccgtaTTAGTATAGAGACTGTGCGAATTATGACATAACGAATATTCACTTTacatgatttttattttttttttaagaattaagtgttttgtttttacactGATCGTGGAAAAGAGCAACTGGGGGTTTAAAAGGAAAGACAATAGCGACCACAAGAAAAATTTAGACATTTGCAAACCGCCACCTTGTGTTATCAATGCAGGTCTTGTCGCGTGACTCGGTCACGGTGAGCGTAGACGCCGTAGTCTACTACCGCGTCAAAAACCCCATCATGGCCACCAACAACGTCGAGGACTACAGGTTAGCCCCATAcacctccaaaaaaaaaagctaaatttgctacaccaaacaaaaaaaaaacacacacacgactttaaacaaacaaaacttaaaaattaatttgccACTTTTTAAACAATCCTTGTACGATAAAATCCTTCACTTAgccaagtattttttttaaaaacagaacactaatttttttttaaaaccggaatgttttttttttattattcctaaccttaaaaagaaacaaataacaaaCTAACCAATCTTGCTTTGATGACACTAACGAACAACGAAATATCTTTGTAGATCTCGTGCACGAGTGTGTCGGATTTGTTAACGGAAAATAAGCATCGCATTATGCATGAATAGCGAAGCATGAGTATTTTAATGAATAATTTTAATGTGAGTAAAACACGTTTTGATTTTTAGCTTATTATACCATTCAGTTGCTAGTTTATGCGTCAAGGTCGAAGAGAAAGGATGAGGTCGAGGGGGTGGGATGTAAATCAAGTTAAAATTGATAACCCGCAATTTGTTCTTGGTTTAAATGGAGGCAATTTATTAGGTCCGATTTCATGTCGTAATGGGCCCGATAATTAAGGACTGCggagaaaataaagaaaggcGTTTGAAATTAAGATCAAGATAACACACTTTCCCATCATCGTTCACGGATTGccgtttattattttttgttcaattatGTAGTACAATATTCCCTCCCAAAATTTGTGTAAATAGACATCCCCTGCCAAACGTCATTATCCCGAGAAATCACGATTCCCGTAAGACACTCCCGAAGCCGGTTGACCATTACAATCGTTGAGATTACAACGAACTACCAATTATGATTAGCCTGTGACCGACGACACACCACCTCATTCTTTGTTTGCATGTGATCCTTCTTTATATTGTCCAGATCTTGTCACGTGACTCCGTGACGGTGGCCGTCGACGCGGTCGTCTATTACCGCGTGCAAAATCCAACCATAGCCGTTTCCAATGTGgaaaatttcaggtaaaattcaTCAACTCCCAAAACAGCCAAtaacttaacaaaaaaaaggggatcgaATTCACCACAATTAGTCACACACAAACAACTAACCCATTTCATCATTTCAAGTGACACAATTAACCAAATTTCCCGCTTTGGATTTTTGATGCGTATCTGTAGGAGGAAATCTCCTCTTTCCTTTAaatcatctttcttttttctgtaatCTATACCCAATTGTTGTACGTTGAGTGCCGCTCAACCTTTCTACCATAATTATTTAGTAATGCGTCGCGCGTTAAAATCttaacattgaaaaatgaaaaaaaaaagagaaagggttTCGTGATAGATAAATGAAAGTTTCGACATCACGTGATCAATTACCATTTAAGTGAATTTTTGAGGGAAAGGTGCTACACCTTggtgtttttaaaattaagagcGAAGTGGTTCGTCTATTTAAATATGTAAATTAGCTACTGTTTACAAACACCTGTGGGCACAGAAAAAATCGAGCAATTGCCCTCAAGcgggattttgtttttggctacAAATCTCCATACACTTTAatcacgtttctttttgctgtgtgtgtgggaAGGGGGGGATTTACCGCCCATGGTTGAATCGCAAGTTTGCACTTTCGTAGAATCATGATAGGCATTGACATCTTTTAAGATAAACCCtatctatttattttcccCAAACACTAAAAACACCTTTACATTCGAGTGCATTATTTAAAcctaaaaatacaaacaaaaccaAGCAGTTCCCTTTGATTTGTTGGTTGTATGGTCATCCTTCTTTTGcgcaaacaaaaatatcaaaCCTCGCATGGTTTCTTCCTTATATGACTCTCTTGATATTCACTATTATGACACTATACTTATTATCCACTGTTTggtttgaattttcaaaaaaaaaaaaaatctatctCGTATTAGCCGCAAAAATTGAATTCGATTTACACTCGAAAAATTGATACTTTTGTTCCAAATGAAACGATttacaaatttgattttcaaaaagaaataatggtCTAGCTTTCTTAAATTTCAAAGTATCAATCATATAGATTTAGTGTGCGTATATAAGTTCCATAGCCATTTAGTCGTGATTCATTTGATGCTTTCAATGAAACCatttaaaacgaaatggaTTCATTTGTGCATATGGCGTGCGCCATTTTCACTCTCACGCGACacacaaatctttttttcttccattcttctttctctctataCATAATGCATGTGTAACCTAATCCAGGGAGTCGTAATGGCGTCTCCATTTAAAGCCAGAAAAATggcacactttttttttgcctctttctttttactaaaTAATTCGTGCGCATTCCACCAAGACGACTCTCAACTTCAAGATGAAATCGAAAACCTTCCTAATATTTTCACCTTCTTTGGCGCCTGACCACCATCATCACCTTTAACAACCTCATCGTAATTTTCTGTATATtgtttcaactcttttttttattgttgtacaTCAAAACAGCCATTCGACCCGTTTGCTGGCGGCCACAACGCTACGTAACGTCTTGGGTACCAAGAACTTGGCCGAAATCCTGTCGGAACGCGAGACCATCTCGCACACTATGCAGAGCTCATTGGACGAGGCCACCGACCCTTGGGGTGTTAAAGTCGAACGTGTCGAAATGTAACTCAAGCaatcatccttttttttaacggttTATGAGGTGGTGGTGTCTTAACGACTTGCGTgaatgcccttttttttttttttttacagtaaggACGTTCGTTTGCCGGTGCAGTTGCAGCGCGCCATGGCTGCCGAGGCCGAGGCTGCCCGTGAAGCCCGCGCCAAAGTCATCGCCGCCGAGGGAGAACAGAAAGCCTCTCGTGCTCTCAAGGAAGCCGCTGAAGTCATCGCCGAATCCCCGGCCGCCCTTCAGGTAAATGATTAACTTGTTAGTGTTTTTGGTGTAATTGAATAACGGACGAATTCTTTACCTGGGTTGCTGTTTAGCTACGCTATCTTCAAACGCTCAACACCATTTCAGCCGAGAAGAATTCAACCATCATATTTCCGTTGCCGATCGATATATTGAAGCATTTCATCAAACCTAGCAAGGTCGATAAATATGATTTGTGAGGAAAGCAGCCGTCACGTGATGGATAGCTTGGCAATCGACCTAACTTTTCGGTCGCAGTACGATGACCGCACACTGCCCACAACAAAAGAATCATTATAAAACGTAAATATGGAACAATAATGTTATCGTTATTTCAAAATGCCAGCAACTTTCAAAAGAGTTCATCGAAAACGGCACTGGCACGCCATAGAAGAATCTCAGTCATTCAGAGCCAACAATTGAACCAGACGACGAAAGGATTTTTATGATCCAAAATGGCGGCTCACCTGAATTCACCGCTGTCATTTCCTAAATTTTAAATCGGCAtttcaaaaaactaaaaaatattcTATCCCTCCACATGAACGAtttgtttagaaaaattaCTTTCGATTTTCTCTTTAGCTGATGAatgaccttttcttttatttcgtttgtttggAAAGAATACGACGTTGGCGTTTTGCCACGTCATCATCACACGTTATGTACAATTGAATTTCGTCCTACAGTAATTCTGTGTATTCGGCCGTGACACTAATTTAATCTCTACATGACATTATTAAGCAAAAGATAAGCACGAATTGGGTAGGATTACACCAACATCAATCCAAAGTCaataatatttgaaaagaaaatctgtCCATTCAGTCCAAAATctcctttcatctttttcttgtttcgctTTTTGTGCTCGTATGATTGCTTTATCGGGTGCAGGGATTTTCAttatgtgtgtgtaaaaaaagaagaaaaccttTCTCTGATTCCCAATCACGAGCGATATTTTGTCCCTTATCTTTTAATCATCCAATGGTCGAATGTGTACACAATGCTAGTCTCTCTGTTTGTTCTCTTTCATTTCTCATACcgtcaaagagaaaaaggaaatctcgaagtttgtctttttcttttctaaacaTTTGTCTCAAtcgtatttattattattacatcaTCATTGTTATCTACTTATATCTCTGGTAAATACACAAGATTGCAACAATCAGAGAAATTATTTTAACGACACTCGCGTcgttttgtgttctttttcattttcgtttttcacaGCAGAGATTTCCAAGATGGCCGCCAGATGATTAGAAAACATCGAAAAggatatttttcaaaatataataGTAGGAGGAGGagaacgaaaaagagaaagaatgtTCTGGAAGGGATGGGGAGAAGAAAGGTCTGCTTCGTTTCGTCGTCATAAAgaacaaaactaaaaatgaacaaaaaattggaCAATGGGTTACTCAATAAGCATAACTAATTACCATCTGAGATAATACTTGATGGCTCGCGTATGGAGCCTTTAAAAACATGTTAACGGTTATCGTGGGAGTGTGTGTTTTGACTCGACCACTTACAGAGTTTCGCCTTTCTAATCGAAATGACCTTCGATAGAGAGCCTCCATTTGCAAATGTCCGCCATCGAAAATCTTCAAAGAATTCGAAGagacattcctttttttttttgttttttttttccaatttgttATTTGGCGGTAGGTAAATTCACAATGTCTAATGTTTCTAACGTTTAGCTATTAACGAACGATGGCCAAAACTGGACCTTTCCAATCTTTTTCTCGTTGGATGTGTGTTATGATTATGAAAAACGTTGACAAACATTTTGGCGGCAGAACCAATCTGTCCATTGTGCCTTACGGCGCCATAGCCAAAACAGTATTGTCGTCaaccagttttctttttttttcttttttttctttttttgtcttttaaaagaaatctGTCAACTCTTATTTTCCACACAAGGAAAAATattgtaaaagtaaaaaataccgttttattttattacgTATTCGACTGAAAGATTTACAGTTGAATACAGTCTTGATTGAGTTGACGATCTTGCCTACGATGGCTGACTtccgaatgaaaaaaaagggcgccaTAACAATTTCGCCACTTGGCAACGGCGCAGAATCGTGAATACAGGATATAAGGTGCATTCAGGCGCCCTTTTTCACTCTACACAATTTCTAATAGGATGGCGCGCGTTCACCCCCGCCAACTCAGTCTGTGTTCGGCCGTCGACCCGTGCGTGTCTGTGCTCGTTTCtccagttttttctttcgaaccTCGTGTGTCTTGTGCTCTAACATGCATGTGTGTGCTCGTGTGGTTGGCTATCGCTAGTTGGGTATTTTGAAGAAAACGATAGACGTGAAACAAGATATTGGAAATTTGAtagttccccccccccatttttttttgaggttttGGGGTAATTGAGAAAGTTCGATTTGGAGAAAACGTGTGAATATGGTCGTAAACCAATCGTTGACTAATGTGTGAGAATGACCATACACTGAATTGCAAGTGACACTGACTGTGCTAACTATTTTAAAGAGAACAAATTAACACACATTAAAATTGACTGGTGCTGTGTGGCGGGAATCTCATTTcggagaaaatcaaaatggccaACCATCTGTCTCCAAGGCCGAGTAATCGGATGCTGCTGACCAGAACAAAAAGGATCCCGCCATTCCCGTGCAGAGTTGAAGGATGGCTCAACATATGCGGTAAGTCCCTTAACAAAACCCACATTTTCTTGTCAACGAGAAACGCAGAACAAAGTCATTAGGACGTCcatcttgttttttcgttACCGTTTCTGTTTGAGGGCAAAGTTGTTATTTAACTTGAACTACCTAAAGTTAGTTTCACTTAATCCAAGCGTTTTCGGAATTGCCAAGTGAATGTCCAGTCTGGGTATTCAGATGGCGTGGCAGCTCAAATTGCGTGTCTGATGACGTCCCATTAAGACGCGTGTCTGTAACGTGAGGCGGCGTTCATTCGAGAAAGGAATGTTTAACTACaccctttttcttattttattcgGTATTTCTTAATTGATTTCCCCTCACGTGctgattgatttttcttttacctgtgCGGCCATTTTGTTCAGCCCACATGTCATCGagaacaaaaactgaaaatgggAAACGAGTTTTGCGGTTGAATGAATTCGTTTCCGTTAAATCGTGAAAGTCTTGTAgtcttttttccccccgtaGGCTAacaaagaggggggggggggaacctTGTTacgtggaaaagaaaatcgttttgtttttgttatttgaaacaaaaaggaaataggGACCATTATCGATTAAAGCCTCTCATCGAAGTTTGACATGTAACCTTTTTGTTGACTTGATTGTCTAtttgtatatatttttcttgtgtttgtaccttttgaaaaagataggtatttcttttctttttttttacgatccACTAGACTACTCCACCCCTCTTTTAGTTGTCTAACGTTAAAGTATCTACAAAAGCCGTGATTTCCGGCCGGGGGTCCCTTTTTCTCATGTGACAGGGTTGACCTTTTTGATCTCTCACGGTGTGTGTTGCTCTTCTTGCACgtacgtgaaaaaaaagggccaacgaacttttttttttgtggcggTGAAAAAAACGGGCGCggttcgtgtgtgtgtgtgtctatgatttggagatgatgatgatgacgactGTACAAGTCATCGACGTGTTCCGTGTGAAATTCTCAACGAGTTCACTGCGCTTATCATCACGCTGTCATTGatgtcatttttattttgacacaCCGTGCGTGTGTGATCCAGTTTCCCTTTGTATTATGGTTGCCGaaccccttctttttttttgaaccgtTGACTAATTCTGTGGTGGGGAGGGGatttatttgcattttgaaGAGGCTGGAAATTGTTGATTGCCAAAGTTCAATTCTACCAAAAACCTTTTGTGTGTTTGCTGTGTTATCGATTTTCGCCTTTGGGCGCCAACTTCAAAAAGAAGTcgaactcgaaaaaaaaagaagagatcgTCATCtccctctttaaaaaaacagaatcCCTACGGCATCAGTACGAGTTGGATTCACCCAAGAGGCTTGCAGCAGAGTCGCTTGTTTAACTCTTCGCCCGTGACCGAAACTTTAATTAGATTGGCCTTGTGAACTACATGCAGACGGTCCCAAacgagagttttttttttcttcttatgaAGATCAACAAACGGACTCcctacattttctttctctgggATTATTAGCGCAtccagggggggggggggggcggttGGACAAGaagctaacaaaaaaaaaattatgcgtttttctattgtttcgTGACGTTCCTATGGATACGCTAGTAGCTTGAAGGCTTTCTATAGTTTTTGATAACTTTGTCCCCCTTTAGAAATAACTAGGGCATTGCTGTACGTTTAAAACTTTGATTAACTTGAcaagctgtttgaatttaaagTTACCTGCCTAGATGTGGGTCATCATTTATTCAAAGATCTTCAGTTtgatggggaaagaaaaaaggaggccGCTCTTATTGTTCATATCCGCTGAGCGCGCGCACTCCGTCGCTGTCCATCCATTATGCATCGCAGCTACATCACTTTTCAGAGATGGATGGGGTTCTTCTTTTGCACTACTctgtccaatttttttttttcttttttggagaCACCTATTGGGTGTGACTGTCAGGGGGGAGTGAGAGGCCCGAAGTCTACTATGGATCAATAATGGATTTTGGCGCAGGCTGCGCACGCTCTCAGCAGGGGGGAAAACTTCATTAAAGTTGATGgtaattttctattttttttctcgaattcaacatttgttttttgttgggaGAATTCAATAACGTGGGGACGTATGGACCAGCTCCTTTCATCTCGTTCATGATTGCGTTAACGAAAGCAGGCGATCTATAGTCGATTGTCCCCGAGGCACTGAAAATTcagtgccatttttttttttttgggggggggggggggcttagACTGGAATGAgatatgggaaaaaaaaagaaagggaattcGAATATCACGTTTTACCGGCTATAGAAACAAtacggaattttttttgttggtttgctTTCACCCTCCCATTTTGTGACGACCTTaaaactagatttttttctttctaaattcCCGCCGACCCGACCTAACCGTACAAacgactttttgttttgcctttttttttctacacatTAAATTCTCTACCATTCGTTCTGGGAAAAAAGAGGCTGATGGATTGCCCCGAGTATAACAATCAAGAGGTGCTGAGTTTGGGTGGTACctcctttcttgttttttttttgcatgtcaGGCGGGAGTgcataaaaattaaaagttcttaaacacaatttttttttttcgcaaagagtcgtcatctcttttttttttcccctcgaGTTCACGGGGAGAACGTTGAAGGACAAAAGAggtacacacaaaaaatggcaaGATGCTCACGAGTGTTTGCTGACTGCGTGTAATCCGTCAAAACGCTACTGAAGAAGCTGCTGATGCCATAGGGCAATtcggcaataaaaaaaatcgatactTCTAATGCAATCTTCTGGTTTTCCATTTCTCTAAACCTGCAGTGAGGTGGGGGGGGATGTAGGTCATTTTTTTAGCGtgaaaaatgggagaaatCACGAATATATTGGTCGAACGGGctactttgttattgttttttttttttttacgtcgtcCACTGCGGCCAGCAGTGAAAATAAACcctatttttctcttcttatttatttatttttttgaattcatcaaaagaaaatcccgAGCTATTTTTATGCGCTACCAGAGGTATCATCATCTTCCTGGGGGTATAGGCGGTACTGCCTGAAGGGTCTTACCACAACAACATTCGATgtcggttcttttttttttttattaaatggGCATATCGCTTTTACTGTAGAGAAACTCCCCTTTCCAGCGAAATTGTTTTCCAaccaaaaatttcatttttcaaaaaaaaaaaaaaaaaaattattggttttaatcattttttctaCCACCTCAAAAAATGTTGAGGCTTTGATGAGTGGTCACGACTGGTCCGGCTTGTTATTGCGGTCTTTGTGGTgggagaaagcaaaaaaaaaaaaaaaaaaaaaagactggagAAAAAGATGAATATCCGCTTTCTCTTAGCCAACAACAACTTGAAAGCTGTTCCGTATGTCAGTTTCCTTCCGATTTCTGGCCAATTGTTTCCTCCCTTTCTGTGATCAATAACCCAACGCACACCCCACACTCTCGAACCGGTGAGACAGCGCCTACcgatagaacaaaaaaaaatggccttttttttgtgtgttaggTGTCCATGGTAGCTTGATCGATCCACCTTTCCATCAACTCTTAATGCACTCAAGTTTACTCTGACCCACACTCCCCCCGCAGACCCAAGAGAATCCGTGTTTTCCCCCCCGATgactcaagaaaaaaaaaagaaacttggcaTTTTGTTGTATTTG
Encoded proteins:
- the LOC130700194 gene encoding band 7 protein AGAP004871-like isoform X5, with the translated sequence MGLHTVEVSSAIRPGSLIPLPPPPTTGTATAADVEKGATSTDQWGKNMQRWRNDNIDIGKDPGGPGICAFILTLFSFLLILATFPLSLCFSVKVVQEYERAVIFRLGRLLKGGARGPGIFFIVPCIDTYRKVDLRTVSFDVPPQEILSRDSVTVAVDAVVYYRVQNPTIAVSNVENFSHSTRLLAATTLRNVLGTKNLAEILSERETISHTMQSSLDEATDPWGVKVERVEIKDVRLPVQLQRAMAAEAEAAREARAKVIAAEGEQKASRALKEAAEVIAESPAALQLRYLQTLNTISAEKNSTIIFPLPIDILKHFIKPSKVDKYDL